A genomic stretch from Natronomonas gomsonensis includes:
- a CDS encoding ParA family protein — protein sequence MLAYSTYSEAGGVGKTTTAANLAVAHARAGLKPLVVPLDPQDGDLSRLFGVDTDRTEPVDNLVRHMIRRPKGNFDDLIRTVEGVDIIPEHNMLSDLAEYLQREKEQAEAMGEAFGMHAQLLRVLREAGVPDEYDVLICDPPATEGPHLYNAIHATRSLVIPVEPSAKGRAAVEGLESLVAGLEDQLDVEVGVLAAVPIGFKNTRDQRTILDEIDYPIPEIIGERASMMEGAWMQQCSAFKYVRDHRDRRRDYELETLAQFDRIARHLGAEVGIEAPNPPEPGDLDHEVLSA from the coding sequence ATGTTAGCGTACTCGACTTACAGTGAGGCAGGTGGCGTTGGAAAAACGACCACTGCTGCAAATCTCGCCGTTGCTCACGCACGAGCCGGTCTCAAACCGCTTGTCGTCCCACTTGACCCACAGGATGGCGACCTCTCTCGCCTTTTCGGTGTCGATACTGACCGTACGGAGCCGGTCGACAACCTCGTCCGGCACATGATTCGTCGCCCGAAGGGTAATTTCGACGATCTCATCCGAACGGTCGAAGGCGTCGACATTATCCCAGAGCACAACATGCTCTCGGACCTCGCGGAGTACCTCCAACGAGAGAAAGAGCAGGCAGAAGCGATGGGCGAGGCTTTCGGTATGCACGCCCAGCTGCTCCGTGTCCTCCGTGAAGCCGGCGTACCCGACGAATACGATGTCCTCATCTGTGATCCGCCCGCGACCGAAGGCCCTCATCTCTACAACGCCATCCACGCGACTCGGTCGTTGGTCATCCCCGTCGAACCGAGTGCGAAAGGTCGCGCTGCCGTCGAAGGATTAGAGTCCCTCGTCGCCGGACTCGAAGACCAATTGGACGTAGAGGTCGGTGTTCTTGCCGCTGTGCCGATCGGGTTCAAGAACACCCGTGACCAGCGAACGATTCTCGATGAGATCGACTACCCCATCCCAGAGATTATCGGCGAGCGAGCTTCGATGATGGAAGGTGCATGGATGCAGCAGTGTTCGGCGTTCAAATACGTGCGGGACCACCGTGACCGTCGCCGGGACTACGAACTCGAGACGCTCGCACAGTTCGACCGCATTGCGCGACACCTCGGAGCGGAAGTCGGTATCGAAGCGCCAAATCCACCGGAACCCGGTGACCTTGACCACGAGGTGCTATCGGCATGA
- a CDS encoding ABC transporter ATP-binding protein, with protein sequence MARLTLDSVQKRYGETTAVDGVSFTVDDGEILGVLGPSGCGKTTTLRTVAGFETPNNGTVSFDDRDVTHVPPENRNVGLVFQEYALFDNMTVRENVAFGLKMRGVGTSERRERAADLLDMLDIGEMAGRPPTTLSGGQQQRVGLARALAIEPSVLLLDEPMTGLDAKLKARLRDEVGELLSELDVTGLYVTHNQEEAMLMCDRIAVMNDGRLEQVGTPREVYESPATEFVSEFVALDAPELPFVQW encoded by the coding sequence ATGGCACGTCTCACACTCGATTCGGTTCAGAAACGATACGGAGAAACGACCGCTGTCGACGGCGTCTCGTTCACCGTCGACGATGGCGAGATTCTCGGCGTCCTCGGCCCCTCGGGCTGTGGGAAAACGACCACCCTGCGAACCGTGGCGGGCTTCGAGACGCCGAACAATGGAACAGTGTCGTTCGACGACCGGGACGTGACACACGTCCCGCCGGAGAACCGCAACGTCGGGCTTGTGTTCCAGGAGTACGCCCTATTTGACAATATGACCGTTCGCGAGAACGTCGCGTTCGGACTGAAGATGCGCGGTGTCGGAACGTCCGAGCGCCGGGAACGCGCCGCAGACCTCCTCGACATGCTCGATATCGGTGAGATGGCAGGGCGGCCCCCGACGACGCTCTCGGGCGGCCAACAGCAGCGTGTCGGCCTCGCCCGTGCACTCGCTATCGAACCGAGTGTCCTTCTGCTGGACGAGCCGATGACGGGGCTGGATGCGAAACTGAAAGCCCGGCTCCGCGACGAAGTTGGCGAACTCCTCTCGGAACTCGACGTCACTGGTCTCTACGTCACCCACAATCAGGAGGAGGCGATGCTGATGTGTGATCGTATCGCGGTTATGAACGATGGACGTCTCGAACAGGTTGGGACGCCTCGGGAAGTGTACGAGTCGCCGGCGACGGAGTTCGTCTCCGAGTTCGTCGCACTGGACGCCCCCGAACTTCCCTTTGTCCAATGGTAG
- a CDS encoding hybrid sensor histidine kinase/response regulator translates to MVSPQTNNISVGPPSNEEAISILHVDDQIDFIEMAARFLEGERDRFTVETATSASEGLERLSEKSIDCVVSDYQMPGMDGLEFLEAVREKRPDLPFILFTGKGSEEVASDAISAGVTDYLQKTPGSEQFNILANRIENAVHQTRAEHRLEESQRRFRTLLSNVPGMAYRCRNERGWPMLFVSDDCAELTGYDQSEFVDGDVSYGRDVMHPDDRDRVWGSIQDALESREPFRVEYRIRSADGMEKWVWEQGQGVFDGGEVVALEGFISNITERQRAQERLEYQSSLLEAQMETTIDGLLVIDEDRTVVSYNDRFVEMWGIPDELVATESDQALLDWVVEHKLADPEEFLELVEALYTNPGETSRDEVRLTDGRVFDRYSAPVVGDDGTNYGRLWVFRDITERKERERELERQEFLFSRVQEIADVGAWEYDPQADEITWTDGIRRIHGVDDDYEPTLEEAFDFYHPEDRDEITRAVTSAIENGEEYDLKLRIVRPDGDIRDIRTRGEVSTDERGETELVRGVFQDITERKEHEQELVEECEKYTTLVEQSHDSIAIVQNEEFVFVNTRMTEITGYDEDELLGMPFTEVITPEDQLLVQDRYERRLDSDADSPPSRYTLTFETKDGRKRVVEVSAANIQYEGAPAGLASFRDVTERQRYENELEQVNEQLEILNRVVRHDIRNDMAVILGWADLLEDSVDDDDGQDNLEKILTSGEHIVELTEIARDYVETLTSGEEVEIKPTALRQVLTNEITIRQEAYPGAEITGDGSIPDVDVQANEMLSSVFRNLLNNAVQHNDKDTPVVTVAAEEREDDVRVTVADNGPGIPEMQHETIFGKGERSLESSGTGIGLYLVGTLIDQYGGDVTVEDNEPEGAMFTVTLPKADSPQQR, encoded by the coding sequence ATGGTGTCTCCTCAAACCAATAACATTTCTGTAGGCCCGCCAAGCAACGAGGAGGCAATTTCTATTCTCCACGTTGATGATCAAATCGACTTCATCGAGATGGCCGCCCGGTTTCTCGAGGGTGAACGCGATCGGTTCACTGTCGAAACCGCAACAAGTGCCAGTGAGGGACTCGAACGACTCTCCGAAAAATCGATTGATTGCGTGGTCAGTGATTACCAGATGCCCGGCATGGACGGGCTGGAATTTCTAGAAGCGGTACGCGAGAAGCGTCCCGACCTGCCGTTCATTCTGTTCACCGGCAAGGGCAGCGAGGAGGTCGCAAGCGACGCCATCTCGGCCGGAGTCACCGATTACCTTCAGAAAACCCCCGGCTCTGAGCAGTTCAACATTCTGGCCAACCGTATCGAAAACGCGGTCCACCAGACTCGAGCGGAACACCGCCTCGAAGAGAGCCAGCGACGGTTCCGGACGCTGCTCAGCAACGTACCGGGGATGGCCTATCGCTGTCGAAATGAGCGTGGCTGGCCGATGCTCTTCGTCAGCGATGACTGTGCCGAATTGACTGGATACGACCAGTCGGAATTCGTCGACGGCGACGTCAGTTACGGCCGAGATGTCATGCACCCGGACGACCGCGACCGAGTCTGGGGATCCATCCAAGACGCCTTGGAGTCTCGGGAGCCGTTCCGCGTCGAATACCGTATACGGAGTGCTGACGGGATGGAGAAGTGGGTTTGGGAGCAAGGTCAGGGCGTATTCGACGGCGGGGAGGTTGTTGCGCTCGAAGGCTTCATCTCGAATATAACGGAGCGACAGAGGGCCCAAGAACGACTCGAGTACCAGTCGTCGCTGCTGGAAGCACAGATGGAGACCACGATCGACGGGCTGCTCGTCATCGATGAAGACCGAACTGTCGTCTCCTACAACGACCGGTTCGTCGAGATGTGGGGAATTCCCGACGAGTTGGTCGCGACGGAATCGGACCAAGCGTTATTGGACTGGGTCGTCGAGCACAAACTCGCGGATCCAGAGGAGTTCTTGGAGTTGGTCGAAGCCCTTTATACCAATCCAGGGGAGACGAGCCGCGACGAAGTCAGACTTACGGACGGCCGGGTGTTCGACCGCTATTCGGCCCCGGTCGTCGGCGACGACGGCACTAACTACGGTCGTTTGTGGGTGTTCCGCGACATCACAGAGCGCAAAGAGCGTGAGCGAGAACTCGAACGGCAGGAGTTCCTGTTTAGCCGGGTACAAGAGATCGCTGATGTCGGCGCCTGGGAGTACGATCCACAGGCGGACGAGATTACCTGGACCGACGGTATCCGTCGTATCCACGGGGTCGACGATGACTACGAACCGACCTTAGAGGAGGCATTTGACTTCTATCACCCCGAAGATCGTGACGAGATTACCAGAGCGGTCACCAGCGCAATCGAAAATGGAGAAGAGTACGACCTCAAACTACGTATCGTCCGGCCCGACGGAGACATCCGAGACATTCGTACACGGGGGGAAGTCAGCACGGATGAACGCGGGGAAACTGAGCTCGTTCGGGGAGTGTTCCAAGACATTACTGAACGCAAGGAGCACGAGCAGGAACTCGTCGAAGAGTGTGAGAAGTACACGACACTGGTCGAACAGAGCCACGACAGTATCGCGATCGTCCAGAACGAAGAGTTCGTTTTCGTCAACACCCGTATGACGGAGATCACTGGTTACGACGAGGACGAACTCCTAGGGATGCCATTCACTGAGGTGATTACCCCGGAGGACCAACTACTCGTACAGGACCGGTATGAACGACGACTCGATTCGGACGCCGACTCGCCTCCATCTCGGTATACCCTGACCTTCGAGACAAAGGATGGACGCAAGCGAGTCGTTGAGGTCAGTGCCGCCAACATCCAGTACGAGGGAGCGCCGGCTGGTCTTGCCTCCTTCCGAGACGTGACCGAGCGCCAACGGTATGAAAACGAGTTGGAACAAGTCAACGAGCAGCTGGAGATATTGAATCGGGTTGTTCGCCACGATATCCGTAATGACATGGCAGTCATCCTCGGATGGGCAGACTTACTTGAAGACTCCGTCGACGACGACGACGGGCAGGATAACCTCGAGAAGATACTCACGAGTGGTGAGCATATCGTTGAACTCACAGAAATCGCTCGTGACTACGTTGAGACGCTGACGAGCGGCGAGGAGGTTGAGATCAAACCAACGGCGTTACGACAGGTGCTAACGAACGAGATAACCATTCGTCAAGAGGCATACCCTGGTGCGGAGATCACCGGTGACGGCTCCATCCCGGATGTCGACGTTCAGGCGAATGAGATGCTTTCCTCGGTGTTTCGGAACCTGCTGAACAATGCCGTCCAGCACAACGACAAAGACACGCCGGTCGTCACGGTCGCTGCTGAAGAGCGAGAGGACGACGTGCGCGTGACGGTCGCAGATAACGGGCCAGGAATCCCTGAAATGCAGCACGAGACGATATTCGGAAAGGGTGAGAGGAGTCTTGAGAGCAGTGGCACCGGCATCGGTCTCTACTTAGTCGGAACACTGATTGACCAGTACGGGGGCGATGTCACGGTCGAAGACAACGAACCGGAGGGAGCGATGTTCACGGTGACACTTCCGAAAGCAGATTCACCCCAGCAACGCTAG
- a CDS encoding ABC transporter permease — MDGVAALIKSVVDPTTERDRERRRIAVLCAPFAALLTIAGVYPLVEVVRISVSTEPYQSVGFSLQAYETLVSDPYYRGVAFNSLWLAGGTTLASVGLAVPIAHALEKYELPGEDLLVTLVSFPISLPGIVAAFMILVLLGNNGLVTNVVAMLTGGSAIDMAIAVSAPGLFVAFCYSMIPRATLILRGTYAEVDHAAEEAAKSLGATPWQTFRHVTLPQIRPGITGALILTFRTGLAIFGTLIVIQAVVVWTLQISRELGPGYNIQIAGAMATVYFLFTFAFTALGLRYTDAEVGL; from the coding sequence ATGGACGGGGTTGCTGCCCTAATCAAGTCGGTTGTCGACCCGACGACGGAGCGTGACCGGGAGCGTCGGCGGATTGCCGTACTGTGTGCGCCCTTCGCCGCGTTGCTCACCATCGCAGGCGTGTATCCGTTAGTGGAGGTCGTCCGTATCAGCGTCTCCACAGAGCCATACCAGTCCGTCGGATTCTCGCTTCAGGCATACGAGACGCTCGTGTCTGACCCCTACTATCGGGGTGTCGCGTTCAATTCGCTGTGGCTGGCTGGCGGGACCACGCTCGCGTCGGTCGGTCTGGCGGTCCCTATCGCCCACGCCCTCGAGAAGTACGAGCTGCCCGGTGAGGATCTCCTCGTCACGCTAGTCTCATTCCCAATCAGTCTGCCGGGCATCGTCGCGGCGTTCATGATTCTCGTGCTGCTCGGAAACAACGGACTGGTGACGAACGTCGTCGCAATGCTCACCGGCGGGAGCGCGATTGATATGGCCATCGCGGTCAGCGCGCCGGGGCTGTTCGTCGCGTTCTGTTACTCAATGATTCCACGGGCAACGCTCATCCTTCGTGGGACCTACGCTGAGGTTGATCACGCCGCCGAGGAGGCGGCGAAGTCGCTTGGTGCAACTCCATGGCAAACGTTTCGACACGTCACCCTCCCTCAGATTAGACCCGGAATCACTGGTGCGCTCATCCTCACCTTCCGGACGGGGCTCGCCATCTTCGGGACGTTAATCGTCATCCAGGCGGTCGTGGTCTGGACGCTCCAGATCTCTCGGGAACTAGGGCCCGGTTACAACATTCAGATTGCCGGCGCGATGGCGACTGTGTACTTCCTGTTCACCTTCGCGTTCACGGCGCTTGGGCTCCGGTACACAGACGCGGAGGTGGGGCTGTGA
- a CDS encoding ABC transporter permease, translating to MVPVLLTFVGSFAGEWSGVFPSEFVTLQNWREVLGLAETIGSQRSMGWDALFSVGGYTFAVPSELFFSVGLALGGVFINLIVGVPIAYAVARYDFRGDEWLNAVSVLPLVPGVILGVAFLRAYPVLSGTSFGLIVGYSLLKAPFMVMAVRSEFESMPLRRLEESARSLGASWPRTFLTVIVPNARSGIVSGAIICWTLAAAEFNFSYIVWAKGTQPLALFLQRHISNSSFTKAAAAVSMFFCIIVAITVLLQQVGSRGFDTRG from the coding sequence ATGGTCCCCGTTCTTCTCACGTTCGTCGGCTCGTTCGCTGGCGAGTGGAGTGGTGTCTTTCCCTCTGAGTTCGTCACGCTGCAGAACTGGCGAGAGGTTCTCGGACTGGCGGAGACAATCGGTTCTCAGCGCAGCATGGGCTGGGACGCGCTCTTTTCAGTCGGTGGCTACACGTTCGCCGTTCCATCGGAACTGTTCTTCAGCGTGGGGCTGGCCTTGGGCGGAGTGTTCATCAACCTCATCGTCGGCGTACCGATTGCCTACGCCGTTGCGCGCTATGACTTCCGGGGTGATGAGTGGCTGAACGCGGTCTCGGTCCTTCCTTTGGTCCCGGGGGTTATCCTTGGAGTGGCGTTTCTCCGGGCTTACCCCGTCCTCTCGGGGACGAGTTTCGGGCTCATCGTCGGCTACTCGCTGCTGAAGGCCCCGTTCATGGTGATGGCCGTCCGGAGCGAGTTCGAGTCGATGCCGCTTCGACGGCTAGAGGAGTCGGCGCGCTCGCTCGGTGCGTCTTGGCCTCGGACGTTCCTTACCGTCATCGTCCCGAATGCCCGTTCAGGAATCGTCTCCGGGGCGATTATCTGCTGGACGCTCGCAGCAGCAGAGTTCAATTTCTCTTACATCGTCTGGGCGAAAGGCACTCAGCCCCTCGCGCTGTTCCTCCAGCGCCATATCTCGAATAGTTCGTTCACTAAGGCCGCCGCCGCGGTGTCGATGTTCTTCTGTATCATCGTCGCCATCACAGTCCTGCTCCAGCAGGTCGGTTCGCGCGGCTTCGACACCAGAGGCTAA